A single window of Luteipulveratus halotolerans DNA harbors:
- a CDS encoding NADPH-dependent FMN reductase, producing the protein MNQLRIAVITASTRPTRVGPQVTDWVMGHLRTRSDAAYEVIDLLDVGLPFLDEPEPASSGHYTKAHTHDWAATIDGYDGFLFVTPEYNRGMPAPLKNALDFLYAEWNNKAAGLVVYGSSGGLRCAEQLKSVLGELQVATVRAQVSISIYDDMADFERMTPRDFQAGNLGTTVDQLVRWSKAMRGIRR; encoded by the coding sequence ATGAACCAGCTCCGCATCGCCGTCATCACCGCCAGCACCCGCCCCACACGCGTCGGACCGCAGGTGACCGACTGGGTGATGGGACACCTGCGCACCCGCTCCGACGCGGCGTACGAGGTCATCGACCTGCTCGACGTCGGCCTGCCGTTTCTCGACGAGCCGGAGCCCGCGTCGTCCGGCCACTACACGAAGGCGCACACCCACGACTGGGCCGCGACCATCGACGGGTACGACGGGTTCCTGTTCGTCACGCCCGAGTACAACCGCGGTATGCCGGCGCCGCTCAAGAACGCACTCGACTTCCTCTACGCCGAGTGGAACAACAAGGCCGCCGGGCTCGTGGTCTACGGCAGCTCCGGCGGGCTGCGCTGCGCCGAGCAGCTGAAGTCGGTGCTCGGCGAGCTGCAGGTCGCGACCGTGCGGGCCCAGGTGTCGATCTCGATCTACGACGACATGGCCGACTTCGAGCGCATGACGCCCCGCGACTTCCAGGCCGGCAACCTCGGGACGACGGTCGACCAGCTCGTGCGCTGGTCCAAGGCGATGCGCGGGATCCGCCGCTGA
- the mgrA gene encoding L-glyceraldehyde 3-phosphate reductase: MTLHADDYQADRSRYDSMTYRRCGRSGLDLPAVSLGLWHNFGDDVPLQRQRATLRRAFDLGVTHFDLANNYGPPYGSAERNFGTIFAQDFRRYRDELIISSKAGYDMWPGPYGQGGGSRKYVLASLDQSLARMGLDYVDIFYSHRFDDSTPLEETLGALDTAVRQGKALYVGISSYSGPRTQEAVRILRDLGTPLLIHQPSYSMLNRWVEEDLLDVLGEEGVGCIAFSPLAQGMLTDKYLKGIPADSRAAQGKSLDPKMLDEAALKHIRALNRIAKARGQSLAQLALAWILRDPRVTSVLIGASSVEQLENSLGALDNLAFDDAELKKIDKHAVDAGINIWAKSSRA, translated from the coding sequence ATGACGCTGCACGCCGACGACTACCAGGCCGACCGCTCGCGCTACGACTCGATGACCTACCGCCGCTGCGGGCGCAGCGGTCTCGACCTGCCCGCGGTGTCGCTCGGCCTGTGGCACAACTTCGGCGACGACGTGCCGCTCCAACGCCAACGAGCTACTCTCCGTAGGGCTTTCGACCTCGGCGTCACCCACTTCGACCTCGCCAACAACTACGGTCCGCCGTACGGCTCGGCCGAGCGCAACTTCGGCACGATCTTCGCGCAGGACTTCCGCCGCTACCGCGACGAGCTGATCATCTCGAGCAAGGCCGGTTACGACATGTGGCCCGGCCCGTACGGTCAGGGCGGCGGCTCGCGCAAGTACGTCCTGGCATCCCTCGACCAGTCGCTCGCCCGCATGGGCCTGGACTACGTCGACATCTTCTACAGCCACCGGTTCGACGACTCGACGCCGCTGGAGGAGACGCTCGGCGCGCTCGACACCGCGGTGCGTCAGGGCAAGGCGCTGTACGTCGGGATCTCGTCGTACTCCGGCCCGCGCACGCAGGAGGCCGTCCGCATCCTGCGCGACCTCGGGACGCCGCTGCTGATCCACCAGCCGTCGTACTCCATGCTCAACCGTTGGGTCGAGGAGGACCTGCTCGACGTGCTCGGCGAGGAGGGCGTCGGCTGCATCGCGTTCTCACCGCTCGCCCAGGGCATGCTCACCGACAAGTACCTCAAGGGCATTCCTGCCGATTCCCGTGCGGCACAAGGGAAGTCGCTCGACCCGAAGATGCTCGACGAGGCCGCGCTCAAGCACATCCGCGCGCTCAACCGCATCGCCAAGGCACGCGGTCAGTCGTTGGCGCAGCTCGCGCTCGCGTGGATCCTGCGCGACCCGCGCGTCACGTCGGTGCTGATTGGGGCGTCGTCGGTCGAGCAGCTCGAGAACAGCCTCGGCGCGCTCGACAACCTGGCGTTCGACGACGCCGAGCTGAAGAAGATCGACAAGCACGCCGTCGACGCCGGCATCAACATCTGGGCGAAGTCCTCCCGGGCCTGA